A region of bacterium DNA encodes the following proteins:
- a CDS encoding M48 family metalloprotease has translation MMIFEIVRGRCVLPLARASGSSTKEFTVQSPVAEEPIAVATVWTTNAINRPRRPARYNLGTTIVAAGMILLPMLYVGLLAALAWLIATHAVRGLAIFDHGMGRLQLTFYLGPLIVGSITWLFLIKPLFSRAAYRADHVVLDPIAEPELHAHVNRLADTLQAPRPREIRVNCDVNASAAFRRGMFSFIGNDLVLTIGTPLLAGMSLRQLTGVMAHELGHFAQGGAMRVSYVIRSVNWWFSRVVYQRDRLDEWLDNGVGSQHVTLVVVCWAARGMVWISRAILRLLMEVGVLISSFQLRQMEFDADRYETLVAGSNEFAATARRLHELASGRSVVEAELSHFLRRGVLPDSVGELIAVEASRLDQATFAERWSEVLATRTEPRATHQCEADRIAAAEQLGGEGVIAGNAAASTLLSRPNAVHVAASQVFYASGLGAAPSPETIEPLSEYLNRKERSAARRCAWRGTCRRVVPWSALKFRYLRNGIQSPSRRHEPTWSPRAI, from the coding sequence ATGATGATCTTCGAGATCGTACGCGGGCGGTGTGTCCTGCCACTCGCGCGTGCGTCTGGTTCTTCAACCAAGGAATTCACTGTGCAAAGCCCCGTTGCAGAGGAACCCATCGCGGTAGCGACGGTCTGGACGACCAACGCCATCAATCGGCCTCGCCGCCCGGCGCGCTACAACCTGGGCACGACAATCGTGGCGGCGGGCATGATTCTACTGCCCATGCTGTACGTGGGCCTGCTGGCTGCACTGGCGTGGCTGATCGCCACGCACGCCGTTCGTGGATTGGCGATCTTCGACCACGGCATGGGCCGTCTCCAACTCACATTTTACCTTGGCCCGCTCATCGTCGGGAGCATTACCTGGCTCTTTCTGATCAAGCCGCTCTTCAGCCGTGCCGCTTACCGGGCCGATCATGTGGTGCTCGACCCCATTGCAGAACCGGAACTGCATGCCCACGTGAACCGTCTCGCCGACACGCTACAAGCGCCGAGACCGCGCGAGATACGAGTGAACTGCGACGTCAATGCCTCGGCCGCATTCCGCCGCGGCATGTTCAGCTTCATTGGTAACGACCTTGTGCTGACGATCGGAACGCCGCTCCTGGCCGGCATGTCCCTGCGGCAACTCACCGGCGTCATGGCGCATGAGTTGGGCCATTTCGCACAAGGCGGCGCGATGCGTGTCTCGTACGTGATTCGCTCTGTCAACTGGTGGTTCTCGCGGGTCGTGTACCAGCGGGATCGCCTGGACGAGTGGCTCGACAACGGGGTCGGCTCGCAACATGTGACGTTGGTTGTGGTTTGCTGGGCTGCTCGTGGCATGGTGTGGATCTCGCGTGCGATCCTGCGCCTGCTTATGGAAGTCGGCGTGCTCATCAGTTCGTTCCAGTTGCGCCAGATGGAGTTCGATGCGGATCGCTACGAGACCCTGGTGGCCGGCAGCAACGAGTTCGCGGCAACCGCGCGGCGGCTGCACGAATTGGCTTCGGGAAGATCCGTTGTCGAGGCTGAATTGTCGCACTTCCTGCGCCGCGGAGTCCTTCCAGACTCCGTTGGCGAGTTGATTGCCGTCGAGGCGTCGCGTCTTGACCAGGCGACCTTCGCCGAGCGCTGGAGCGAAGTTCTGGCGACACGGACGGAGCCTCGCGCGACACATCAGTGTGAAGCCGATCGCATCGCCGCAGCGGAACAACTTGGCGGTGAGGGCGTCATCGCCGGCAATGCCGCCGCCAGTACCTTGCTGAGCAGGCCGAATGCGGTGCATGTCGCGGCCAGTCAGGTGTTCTACGCGTCCGGGCTGGGCGCCGCGCCCAGCCCGGAAACGATCGAGCCCTTGAGCGAGTACCTGAACCGCAAGGAGCGTTCGGCCGCACGCCGGTGTGCCTGGCGAGGTACATGCCGACGGGTTGTTCCCTGGTCGGCCTTGAAATTCAGGTACCTGCGGAACGGGATCCAGTCTCCGAGCAGGCGGCACGAGCCGACCTGGTCGCCGCGCGCGATCTGA
- a CDS encoding RtcB family protein, translated as MKQSNESDRDEAARAPVATWLSERMPEPVSRAIARLSTCDDVVKIAVMPDVHLAADVCNGVVVATRERLYPQAVGGDIGCGMTALRLDGSAGLLRSRHQAQQILKGLETAVPIERHSRATVADELPGDLRDQPLSDPAMALQAARTGLFQLGTLGRGNHFLEIQADDQDQLWLMVHSGSRGLGQAIAMRHLARAEDSGRGLRSLDAGSDDGKAYLNDMDWAVRYASRSRLAMARAAAHLLEAVLGAPAVENSLVDTPHNLVRQENVAGQQLWIHRKGAMGAREGEPGVIPGAMGAISYHVTGRGSEEALNSCSHGAGRAMSRTEARRRITRRDFERQVGDLWYDERRANDLREESPGAYKDLRLVMKAQADLVRIDRRLRGVLTYKGI; from the coding sequence TTGAAGCAATCAAACGAATCCGACCGCGATGAGGCAGCAAGGGCCCCCGTCGCGACCTGGCTGAGCGAGCGGATGCCTGAGCCCGTATCGCGGGCCATCGCAAGACTGTCGACCTGCGACGATGTGGTGAAGATCGCCGTGATGCCGGATGTGCACCTGGCTGCGGACGTCTGCAACGGAGTCGTCGTGGCGACGCGGGAGCGACTCTATCCGCAAGCTGTCGGTGGGGATATCGGCTGCGGCATGACCGCACTGCGGCTTGACGGCAGCGCAGGTCTCTTGCGCTCCCGGCATCAGGCGCAGCAGATACTGAAGGGGCTTGAGACGGCCGTGCCGATCGAACGTCATTCGCGGGCCACCGTCGCCGATGAACTGCCCGGCGATCTGCGCGACCAGCCCCTGAGCGATCCTGCAATGGCGCTGCAGGCCGCGCGCACGGGCCTGTTCCAGCTGGGTACGCTGGGGCGTGGCAACCATTTCCTGGAGATCCAGGCCGACGACCAGGACCAGCTCTGGCTGATGGTCCACAGTGGCTCGCGGGGTCTTGGTCAGGCGATTGCGATGCGGCATCTGGCGCGCGCGGAGGATTCCGGTCGCGGCCTGCGCTCGCTGGACGCGGGCAGCGACGACGGCAAGGCCTACCTGAACGACATGGACTGGGCGGTCCGCTACGCCAGCCGGAGCCGACTGGCCATGGCTCGCGCGGCGGCTCACCTGCTCGAAGCGGTACTCGGCGCTCCGGCGGTCGAGAACTCGCTTGTCGACACCCCGCACAACCTGGTTCGCCAGGAGAACGTGGCCGGGCAGCAGCTCTGGATCCACCGCAAGGGCGCCATGGGCGCCCGGGAGGGAGAGCCCGGGGTGATTCCCGGGGCCATGGGCGCCATCAGCTACCATGTCACCGGACGCGGCAGCGAGGAAGCGCTGAACTCGTGCTCGCACGGGGCGGGTCGCGCCATGAGCCGAACGGAGGCGCGGCGGCGGATCACGCGACGCGATTTCGAGCGCCAGGTGGGAGACCTGTGGTACGACGAACGCCGCGCCAACGATCTCCGTGAGGAATCTCCGGGCGCCTACAAGGACCTCCGCCTCGTAATGAAGGCACAGGCCGATCTCGTGCGTATCGACCGCCGCTTGCGGGGCGTGCTGACCTACAAGGGGATCTGA
- a CDS encoding peptide chain release factor H, with translation MSTELIQITSGRGPVECAWVAAQLVEVLLMEARGAELNAELIETEPGPEPGTLLSALIHLSGDDCAAFAATLEGTVQWIGTSRFRPENKRKNWFVGVRRVPVPATPVFSERDVRIEVMRASGPGGQHVNTTESAVRAVHVPTGLVAIARDERSQIANRKRALERLAILVHRSGERQLDAARQQRWEGHDQLERGNPIRVYEGADFRARGGRRAGQ, from the coding sequence ATGAGCACAGAGCTGATTCAGATCACATCCGGCCGCGGGCCGGTGGAGTGCGCCTGGGTGGCCGCACAGCTGGTCGAAGTGCTCCTCATGGAGGCGCGTGGGGCCGAACTCAACGCCGAACTGATCGAAACCGAGCCCGGGCCGGAACCCGGCACGCTCCTCTCGGCTCTGATTCACCTGTCCGGCGATGACTGCGCCGCCTTTGCTGCGACCCTTGAGGGCACCGTCCAGTGGATCGGCACCTCGCGCTTCCGGCCCGAAAACAAGCGAAAGAACTGGTTTGTCGGCGTGCGGCGCGTCCCCGTACCCGCGACACCGGTGTTCTCCGAGCGGGATGTACGGATTGAAGTGATGCGCGCCTCGGGTCCCGGCGGACAGCACGTGAACACCACGGAGTCGGCCGTCCGCGCTGTCCATGTCCCGACAGGGCTGGTGGCCATCGCTCGCGATGAACGATCCCAGATCGCCAATCGCAAGCGCGCGCTGGAACGGTTGGCGATTCTGGTGCACCGCAGCGGTGAGCGCCAGTTGGATGCTGCCAGGCAGCAGCGCTGGGAGGGGCACGATCAGTTGGAGAGAGGGAATCCGATTCGGGTGTACGAGGGCGCAGATTTCCGCGCGCGGGGCGGGCGGCGTGCAGGGCAATAG
- a CDS encoding RNA ligase RtcB family protein — protein MNDKPISLFATSDARIEGEALRQLERVAALSGMVRVAGFPDLHPGKGSPVGAAMLSRLEFYPHLVGSDVGCGMGLFATDLEVARAKPERWSKKLCHLEEPWDGDAVAWLEERGAREEGHARSVGTIGGGNHFAELLRAKDIPDPETFQSLGLKKDALALLVHSGSRGLGEALLRAHTTRFRDGSLAAGGEEAAIYLERHQNAIGWAGANRELIALRFLEQLGSGYRRVVDLVHNSVTQVATDDGPCCLHRKGAAPSDAGAVVIPGSRGAASYLVMPSGEQEPNLWSVAHGAGRKWSRSECEGRLRERYSADSLRRTGVGSYVICEDKSLLYEEAPQAYKDIETIIENMQTFGLIRVIASFTPVLTYKVRER, from the coding sequence GTGAACGACAAGCCGATCTCACTCTTCGCCACCTCTGACGCCCGAATCGAGGGCGAAGCGCTTCGCCAGCTGGAGCGGGTGGCCGCTTTGTCCGGCATGGTCAGGGTTGCGGGCTTCCCGGACCTGCACCCGGGAAAGGGCTCGCCGGTTGGCGCCGCCATGCTTTCGAGGCTGGAGTTCTATCCCCATCTGGTCGGTTCGGACGTGGGTTGCGGTATGGGGCTGTTCGCGACCGATCTTGAGGTGGCCAGAGCCAAGCCGGAAAGATGGTCCAAGAAGCTCTGCCATCTGGAAGAGCCGTGGGATGGCGATGCGGTTGCTTGGCTCGAAGAGCGTGGGGCCCGGGAAGAGGGCCATGCCAGATCTGTGGGCACGATCGGTGGCGGCAACCACTTTGCGGAACTCCTGCGCGCGAAGGATATCCCGGACCCCGAGACATTCCAGTCGCTGGGCTTGAAGAAGGACGCACTTGCGCTGTTGGTGCATTCAGGCTCCCGCGGACTCGGCGAAGCGTTGCTGCGGGCCCATACAACCCGGTTCCGCGATGGCAGTCTGGCCGCCGGCGGCGAGGAAGCCGCGATCTACCTGGAACGTCACCAGAATGCCATTGGCTGGGCGGGCGCCAACCGGGAACTGATCGCGCTGCGCTTTCTCGAACAGTTGGGGAGCGGATACCGCCGCGTGGTGGATCTGGTGCACAATTCCGTCACTCAGGTGGCGACCGACGATGGGCCCTGTTGTCTGCACCGCAAAGGCGCAGCCCCCTCTGATGCCGGCGCCGTTGTCATCCCAGGATCACGCGGAGCAGCCAGCTATCTGGTGATGCCGAGCGGCGAACAGGAGCCGAATCTCTGGTCCGTGGCCCACGGAGCCGGCCGCAAATGGAGCCGCTCGGAATGCGAGGGCCGCTTGCGGGAGCGCTACAGCGCCGACTCGCTGCGCCGGACCGGCGTGGGGAGCTACGTCATCTGCGAAGACAAGAGCCTGCTGTACGAAGAAGCCCCCCAGGCCTATAAGGACATCGAGACGATCATCGAGAACATGCAGACGTTCGGCCTGATCCGGGTCATCGCCTCGTTCACCCCCGTGTTGACGTACAAGGTCAGGGAAAGATGA
- a CDS encoding ABC transporter permease, with translation MMRQLIRKELRAVAPALMLAAAIWLVDFVFVMGTEFLDMPDASPQSEFVDEWVLWIVLVAFLIAAGQTGAEARDGTLKFLDTLPVGRTRVLLAKWCAGAGAIVLMILPQRGYDLVQQAWTKTSLDAPLHAGTQMGVLAQLLIVAIAIYSVALMISLAGKWYALVSAAVIWGFMWLREADWKVIAYVDPSRYLGAALADPPAPVAWRQSLLYAGLAVTAVALVTVGFSQLNAWPGGGGLRSPRRRALAAGAARIGTWSLPVIWIVGMVALGDGGSDNDTQDERHPGGEAAFQRQETRYYEFVYRTSQKTDARGLIAAADSICEAVALALQCPPLDIRIVADLGGESRDGVLGDAHWTKIRIPLERALGDSAVRAVLAHETAHVYVEKLSKGAMAKHWASTRFAHEGLATFVEHQLYPAGLEELRRYAAAIEVKDPVAFDLLSDDERLCEERDDAVVYALGESFFRALVDAYGKDAPARLLGSMARPGARHDLTGAAWWYDTAQGAGIDLERVLGRQAEATRDFAHRERDLFERIPQLSAVVGVRGSHIVIRPVFDGEAPGPVVCRLPGDGAGRLFTAEGGNEILIPRHLNPEPRLRYALGWVVPGMWRTLYGRWETAVLDETVVTAEHQKSE, from the coding sequence GTGATGCGACAATTGATTCGCAAGGAACTCCGTGCCGTCGCGCCGGCGCTCATGCTCGCGGCGGCGATCTGGCTCGTGGACTTCGTCTTTGTCATGGGCACGGAGTTCCTGGATATGCCCGATGCGAGCCCTCAATCAGAGTTCGTGGATGAATGGGTGCTGTGGATCGTCTTGGTAGCATTCCTGATAGCTGCCGGCCAGACCGGAGCTGAGGCCCGCGACGGCACACTGAAGTTCCTGGACACGCTTCCGGTCGGGCGCACCCGGGTGCTCCTGGCCAAGTGGTGCGCCGGCGCCGGCGCCATCGTACTCATGATCTTGCCCCAGCGTGGTTACGATCTGGTGCAGCAGGCGTGGACGAAGACCTCGCTGGATGCCCCGCTTCACGCTGGAACGCAAATGGGGGTGCTGGCGCAGTTGCTGATTGTCGCGATCGCCATCTATAGCGTCGCCCTGATGATCTCGCTCGCCGGAAAATGGTACGCCCTGGTGTCGGCAGCGGTGATCTGGGGCTTCATGTGGCTGCGCGAAGCCGACTGGAAGGTGATCGCCTACGTGGACCCAAGCCGATACCTTGGCGCCGCACTTGCGGATCCACCGGCACCCGTCGCTTGGCGACAGAGTCTTCTGTACGCTGGCCTCGCCGTGACGGCTGTTGCGTTAGTCACAGTCGGATTCAGCCAACTCAATGCATGGCCTGGTGGCGGTGGACTTCGTTCCCCGCGCCGGCGAGCGCTGGCTGCTGGCGCTGCGCGCATCGGGACGTGGTCGCTGCCAGTGATCTGGATCGTGGGAATGGTTGCGCTGGGCGACGGCGGCAGTGACAATGACACACAGGATGAACGCCATCCAGGCGGTGAGGCGGCATTCCAGAGGCAGGAAACGCGCTACTACGAGTTCGTCTATCGCACGTCCCAGAAGACGGACGCAAGAGGCCTGATAGCTGCGGCGGACAGCATTTGCGAAGCTGTGGCGTTGGCCCTGCAGTGTCCGCCACTTGACATAAGAATCGTGGCGGATCTGGGGGGCGAGAGTCGGGACGGCGTTCTTGGGGATGCGCACTGGACGAAGATCAGGATTCCGCTCGAGCGTGCTTTGGGGGACAGCGCAGTGCGGGCGGTCCTCGCCCACGAGACGGCGCACGTGTATGTGGAAAAACTGAGCAAAGGTGCCATGGCGAAGCATTGGGCGTCAACCAGGTTTGCGCACGAAGGACTGGCGACGTTTGTGGAACACCAACTCTATCCGGCCGGTCTTGAGGAGTTGCGACGCTATGCGGCGGCCATTGAGGTCAAGGATCCGGTCGCATTCGATCTGCTGTCCGACGACGAGCGATTGTGTGAAGAGCGCGACGATGCGGTGGTCTATGCCCTGGGGGAATCGTTCTTCCGGGCCCTCGTTGATGCCTACGGCAAGGACGCGCCGGCACGGCTTCTTGGGAGCATGGCGCGGCCCGGCGCTCGGCACGACCTCACGGGCGCGGCGTGGTGGTACGACACCGCTCAGGGGGCGGGCATCGACCTGGAGCGCGTTCTGGGCCGACAGGCGGAGGCAACGAGAGACTTCGCGCATCGTGAGCGGGATCTCTTCGAGCGCATACCTCAACTGTCGGCGGTCGTTGGCGTGCGCGGAAGCCACATCGTCATCCGTCCTGTATTCGACGGCGAGGCGCCTGGTCCCGTGGTGTGCCGGTTGCCGGGCGACGGCGCGGGCAGGCTCTTCACGGCCGAGGGCGGGAACGAGATTCTCATTCCGCGGCATCTCAATCCGGAGCCGAGGCTTCGCTACGCGCTCGGTTGGGTGGTGCCCGGGATGTGGAGGACGCTCTACGGTCGCTGGGAGACGGCAGTCCTCGACGAGACAGTTGTGACGGCAGAACATCAGAAGAGTGAGTGA
- a CDS encoding ABC transporter ATP-binding protein: protein MHLPNEPSPLVATSDGAAAFLEVRGLRRSFGKFAAVDGVDLTVRCGEIYGFLGVNGAGKTTTIRLLMGILSADAGTFKLLGRPIRRVSIQEKRRIGYVSQEQHFYPWMTCADLGRFVGACYPTWDGAEFARLLRIFDIPERRRCSELSGGMTAKLALALAVAPHPDLLVLDEPTAGLDPLARREFMELVTQQARQRGCTTLFSSHLIDEVERCADRVGIIHQGRMRFEGAMAELRDRVRQYLVPVGADLPQNNDLAIWNDATIDEMRRVTLHSRSGAWSDDTLPPGSTRVPLSLEDIFVAFVRAPAASS, encoded by the coding sequence GTGCACTTGCCCAACGAACCGAGCCCACTGGTGGCGACTTCGGATGGCGCAGCGGCATTCCTGGAAGTACGCGGACTGAGGCGCAGCTTCGGCAAGTTTGCCGCGGTCGACGGAGTCGATCTTACGGTGCGCTGTGGCGAGATCTACGGCTTTCTCGGCGTCAACGGCGCCGGCAAGACTACTACAATTCGTCTCTTGATGGGAATCCTCTCGGCTGACGCCGGCACATTCAAGCTGCTCGGCAGGCCTATACGGCGGGTTTCCATCCAGGAAAAGCGACGTATTGGCTACGTCTCTCAGGAACAACACTTCTATCCGTGGATGACATGTGCCGATCTGGGCCGTTTCGTCGGCGCCTGCTACCCCACTTGGGACGGAGCGGAGTTCGCCCGCCTGCTCAGGATCTTCGATATCCCGGAGCGACGGCGGTGCAGCGAGCTGTCGGGGGGCATGACGGCCAAACTGGCTCTGGCCCTCGCGGTGGCGCCCCACCCCGATCTGCTGGTCCTGGACGAACCCACGGCCGGGCTGGATCCGCTCGCTCGCCGTGAGTTCATGGAGCTCGTGACGCAGCAAGCCCGCCAACGCGGATGCACAACCCTGTTCTCGTCCCATCTGATCGACGAGGTGGAGCGCTGTGCGGATCGCGTCGGCATCATCCATCAGGGACGTATGCGCTTCGAGGGCGCGATGGCTGAGCTTCGCGATCGTGTGCGGCAATACCTCGTGCCGGTTGGCGCCGACCTGCCGCAGAACAACGATCTCGCTATCTGGAACGACGCCACCATTGACGAGATGCGGCGAGTCACACTGCACTCGCGCTCTGGTGCGTGGTCGGACGACACGTTGCCTCCAGGATCGACCCGCGTACCGCTGTCGCTTGAGGACATCTTTGTGGCGTTCGTACGCGCGCCGGCAGCCTCGTCATGA